In the genome of Chryseobacterium oryzae, one region contains:
- a CDS encoding lysophospholipid acyltransferase family protein produces the protein MVKKILNYLWRAWLIILAFFLTIILGIPVYILSYRKKNYKYAYKFIRLWCIGMFYGMGMRYELINLTHKKVDKNRQYVVISNHTSIMDIMLPCILFPNHPLCYVGKKELEKIPIFGTIYKRICVMVDRSSARSRADVYRRCAEKMEEGNSIVIFPEGGVPDDTTIVLDDFKDGAFTLSSKHNSPIAVFTFIGLKEMFPFDNSKGYPGKVKVFFNDILEPTESPKDLKTKAFETIKKTLSEHR, from the coding sequence ATGGTGAAAAAGATTTTAAATTATCTGTGGAGAGCTTGGCTTATTATTCTCGCATTTTTCCTAACGATTATTCTGGGAATTCCGGTTTACATCTTATCCTATCGAAAAAAAAATTACAAATACGCCTATAAATTCATCCGTCTCTGGTGTATTGGAATGTTTTACGGTATGGGGATGAGATATGAACTCATTAATCTCACCCATAAAAAAGTTGATAAAAACAGGCAGTATGTTGTTATTTCTAACCATACCTCTATAATGGATATTATGCTTCCCTGCATTTTATTTCCCAATCATCCATTATGCTACGTAGGAAAAAAAGAGCTTGAAAAAATCCCTATTTTCGGAACAATTTATAAAAGAATCTGCGTGATGGTAGACCGAAGTAGTGCAAGAAGCCGTGCAGATGTTTACAGAAGATGTGCCGAGAAGATGGAAGAAGGAAACAGCATTGTAATCTTCCCTGAAGGTGGGGTTCCGGATGATACTACTATAGTTTTGGACGATTTTAAGGACGGAGCTTTTACACTTTCCTCAAAGCATAACTCTCCTATTGCAGTTTTCACCTTCATTGGTCTAAAGGAAATGTTTCCGTTCGACAACTCCAAAGGATATCCCGGAAAAGTAAAAGTCTTTTTTAATGATATCCTTGAGCCTACAGAATCTCCCAAAGACCTAAAAACAAAGGCCTTTGAGACGATAAAAAAAACCTTATCAGAACACCGTTAA
- a CDS encoding GtrA family protein: protein MRALLLRHKQVLLFIIAGGLSAVVEIGSFKLFSIYLPHIILQEQDFHGIHYPFSNILSTTCGILFNYFLSIWFVFERGKHSKKKEFVYFMIVSFISTLLSLTFFQVFYSFVFKSNINLIFYTLSPEMISKIAAIVLVSILNYSVKKKVIFNG, encoded by the coding sequence ATGAGAGCATTATTATTACGCCACAAACAAGTATTGTTATTTATCATTGCAGGCGGACTGAGTGCTGTAGTAGAAATCGGAAGTTTTAAACTATTCAGTATTTATCTTCCGCACATTATTCTTCAGGAACAGGATTTCCATGGGATTCATTATCCGTTCAGTAATATTCTTTCTACTACATGCGGGATTTTATTCAATTATTTCCTAAGCATCTGGTTTGTTTTTGAAAGAGGGAAGCATTCTAAGAAGAAAGAGTTTGTGTATTTTATGATTGTTTCATTTATTTCAACTCTTTTAAGCCTTACTTTTTTTCAGGTTTTTTACAGTTTTGTATTTAAATCGAACATCAATTTAATTTTTTATACCTTGAGTCCGGAAATGATTAGTAAAATTGCAGCTATTGTACTGGTTTCCATACTTAATTATTCAGTAAAGAAAAAAGTAATATTTAACGGTTGA